In one window of Gossypium hirsutum isolate 1008001.06 chromosome A01, Gossypium_hirsutum_v2.1, whole genome shotgun sequence DNA:
- the LOC107932656 gene encoding exopolygalacturonase — MGYNRFLCECFLDGLALIQDRRYAGAMIQTDNIEVVKAIKDSSSTISNPALIRQIHQLLTNVELWVLQHIPKEINKITDCIAKMVFNTRQGLKVLKEIPKKVLISSSDAKAIQGARTFNIKSYGAIADGRIDNRKAFLRAWMDACDQKEVSIVYIPKGVYMLGSVEFAGPCRGVTMFFMKGDLRAPRGAFLNVETWLGFRYVDNLILKGGGTLDGQGQSAWPFNQCHKNNNCQTLPISVKFDFVTNSRIKSIRSIHSKNAHFSFFGCTNINISNVELLAPDYSPNTDGIKMGSSSNIRISDSKISTGDDCIAILSDTSNIDISNVYCGPGHGISIGSLGKYTNEKNVNGVSVRKCTLNGTDNGIRIKSWESPISITASNFLFQDIFMYNVRNPIIIDQTYCPHPPCNRQTASHVQIRDVTYRNIFGTSSSEIAVSMQCSKKFPCKNIVMTDIKFGHHGTKKSLKSYCSYVNGRFFGRQYPPPCF, encoded by the exons ATGGGATACAACAGATTCTTGTGTGAATGTTTTCTTGACGGGTTGGCTCTCATCCAAGATAGGCGATATGCTGGAGCGATGATTCAAACGGACAATATAGAGGTGGTCAAGGCCATAAAAGACTCTTCCTCAACGATTTCAAACCCTGCCTTAATTAGGCAAATTCATCAACTATTGACGAATGTAGAACTTTGGGTTCTACAACACATTCCTAAGGAGATTAATAAAATTACTGATTGCATTGCTAAAATGGTCTTTAATACAAGACAAGGTTTGAAGGTGTTAAAGGAAATCCCAAAGAAGGTGCTAATAAGCTCTTCCGATGCTAAGGCAA TTCAAGGTGCAAGAACTTTCAACATAAAATCTTACGGTGCTATTGCCGATGGCCGAATAGACAATCGAAAG GCTTTTCTTCGAGCATGGATGGACGCTTGTGATCAGAAGGAAGTTTCCATAGTTTATATACCTAAAGGAGTTTACATGTTGGGATCAGTTGAATTTGCAGGTCCATGTAGAGGAGTTACAATGTTTTTTATGAAGGGAGATTTAAGGGCTCCAAGAGGAGCATTTTTGAATGTTGAGACATGGTTAGGGTTCCGATATGTTGATAATTTGATACTGAAAGGTGGTGGAACATTGGATGGTCAAGGACAATCTGCTTGGCCTTTCAATCAATGTCACAAGAACAATAATTGCCAGACTCTCCCAATT tCTGTCAAATTTGATTTTGtgacaaattcaaggattaaaTCCATAAGATCAATCCACAGCAAGAACGCTCATTTCTCATTTTTCGGATGCACcaatataaatatttcaaatgtTGAATTATTAGCACCAGATTACAGCCCCAACACAGATGGAATCAAGATGGGGAGTTCATCCAACATTCGGATTTCCGATTCTAAAATAAGCACCGGAGATGACTGCATAGCCATCCTCTCCGATACTTCCAACATCGATATCTCCAACGTTTACTGTGGCCCCGGACATGGTATTAGTATCGGAAGCCTAGGCAAGTACACAAATGAGAAGAACGTTAATGGCGTCTCCGTTAGAAAGTGTACATTGAATGGAACAGACAATGGTATTCGAATTAAATCATGGGAATCTCCCATTTCAATCACtgcttcaaattttttatttcaagatATTTTTATGTATAATGTTCGAAACCCGATCATTATTGACCAGACATATTGCCCTCATCCTCCATGCAATCGACag aCAGCCTCTCATGTTCAAATTCGAGATGTTACGTACAGGAATATATTTGGAACTTCGAGTTCTGAGATTGCAGTTTCTATGCAATGTAGCAAAAAATTCCCATGCAAAAACATAGTGATGACAGACATCAAATTTGGTCATCATGGAACTAAAAAGTCTTTGAAATCTTATTGTTCATATGTTAATGGTCGATTCTTTGGACGACAATATCCTCCTCCTTGCTTTTAG